In the genome of Calothrix sp. PCC 6303, the window CAGCTTCAACTTTTGTAATAACTGCTTCAACTTTAGCTTTTTGCTTTTCTACATCCACCTCAGTTACAGCCCAACGTAAAGGTTCCCCCTGTTTTTTCAATTCAGTTTCAATTGCTTGTTGTAATTCTGTGGGAGTTGATTGTAACTCAATTTCTGCGGAAATAAAATGTGTCGTCATGGTTTTTGTCCTAGTTGATTTGATTTATTGAGCTTGAAAACACCAGATTTATCATCTGAAATGCTATATTCTTACATCTTCAAAACTATTTACCAAATTGCTTTTGATAAACTACTTCTTCCTGATCAGTTATGATCTTTAAATCCGAACGGGGATAGGCAATACAAAGCAGTACATAACCATCCTTTTGTAAATCTGGACTCACACCCATACCTTCACTTTGATCTACTGTACCGCCATTAGTAATTTTTGCTGCACAAGTTGTACAAACACCAGCATGACAGGATGCGGGTAACTCCAAACCTGCTTGTTCTGCAACTGATAAAATAGTCTCAGTCTCAGGAACTTGAATTGTTAAATTTTGACCTTGATGAGTAAGTTCAATGGTATAAGTTTGAGTCATATTAAAAATTATGCTGATGCGACGAACAAATCGAGTGATTTCAACTGACAAGCCAGCTTTTAACTGTATTTTTGAAGCCGATGAAGAATTTGGATGAAAGCGGCTTCAATGTTAGAGAAAGTGGCTATACAGTGGTAATTATAAGCCCTTGCTAGACAAAAAAATGAATTTTAGGTAGGCACTGTGTTGAAGAAAATCCCTTATTCCTTTTTAACTAGGAAACTGCTAGCAAATCAAGGCTTATACTTTGCGGCTTTGGGTAACTATCAACACAGGTATTTTTGGATTGATATTTGGAGAATAAAATGTTGGAATCATACCGCAAAAACGTTGATGAGCGTGGAGCTTTGGGAATTCCCCCGCTACCTTTGGATGCAAAACAAACATCTGATTTGTGTGAATTACTGAAAAGTCCGCCAGTGGGTGAAGAAGAGACGCTGTTACATTTATTAAAAGATAGAGTACCACCTGGTGTTGATCCGGCGGCATACGTTAAAGCTGGTTTCCTAACTGGGATTGCCAAAGAAGAAATTAC includes:
- a CDS encoding 2Fe-2S iron-sulfur cluster-binding protein yields the protein MTQTYTIELTHQGQNLTIQVPETETILSVAEQAGLELPASCHAGVCTTCAAKITNGGTVDQSEGMGVSPDLQKDGYVLLCIAYPRSDLKIITDQEEVVYQKQFGK